The proteins below are encoded in one region of Candidatus Palauibacter australiensis:
- a CDS encoding cob(I)yrinic acid a,c-diamide adenosyltransferase: MKIYTKGGDGGETGLLGGARVPKDDARVAAYGTVDELNAAVGVALALDPQGATLGESGPALRAVQEDLFTIGARLAAANPDRLLRKGTISALAADRIDALEAWIDALDAELPALDAFVLPGGSPLAAQLHIARTVCRRAERGVTALLDEHPDLAEVVVPYINRLSDLLFTLARAANRRAGREDAMWLPQRQRDEAG; the protein is encoded by the coding sequence TTGAAGATATACACGAAAGGTGGGGACGGAGGGGAGACCGGTCTCCTCGGCGGCGCACGCGTCCCCAAGGACGACGCGCGGGTCGCGGCATACGGCACGGTCGACGAACTCAACGCCGCGGTCGGGGTGGCGCTCGCCCTCGACCCGCAGGGCGCGACGCTCGGCGAATCCGGGCCGGCGCTCAGGGCCGTTCAGGAGGACCTGTTCACGATCGGGGCCCGCCTCGCCGCCGCCAACCCCGACCGGTTGCTGCGGAAGGGCACGATTTCCGCGCTCGCCGCCGACCGGATCGACGCGCTCGAGGCCTGGATCGACGCGCTGGACGCCGAGCTTCCCGCGCTCGACGCCTTCGTTCTGCCCGGCGGGTCGCCCCTCGCCGCCCAGTTGCACATCGCGCGCACCGTCTGTCGGCGGGCGGAGCGGGGCGTCACCGCTCTCCTCGATGAGCACCCGGACCTCGCCGAAGTCGTCGTCCCCTACATCAACCGTCTCTCCGACCTGCTGTTCACCCTCGCCCGGGCCGCGAACCGGCGCGCCGGTCGCGAGGACGCCATGTGGCTGCCGCAGCGGCAGCGGGATGAAGCGGGATGA
- a CDS encoding prolyl oligopeptidase family serine peptidase: MTAGAEDAMETVTRTPFRLTPPGAELRGDYWSTAAPANDASPAEDVSPSSDAAIVVCHGFKGFKDWGFFPHLCARLAERTGIPVVSFNFDGSGVRDSDFDDLEAFSHNTFSRELWDLEVILDGLAAGRLGDIEVAHATRFGLLGHSRGGATCILKAGLRSQVRALVTWASISSVTRYESFADRWDAGETVIIPNARTKQDMPLERNVLDDMRANRERLDVLASAASLRIPVTVVHGAADESVPFSDAWRIADAVGDLARLVGVEGGTHTFQAGHPFAGTTPELEEAIDASVELFTRALKRDE, encoded by the coding sequence ATGACGGCTGGCGCAGAAGACGCGATGGAGACCGTGACGCGCACCCCGTTTCGACTCACGCCGCCGGGCGCGGAACTCCGCGGCGACTACTGGTCGACCGCTGCTCCCGCCAACGACGCCTCTCCCGCGGAAGACGTTTCCCCCTCGAGCGACGCGGCGATCGTCGTCTGCCACGGCTTCAAGGGGTTCAAGGACTGGGGGTTCTTCCCCCATCTCTGCGCACGACTCGCGGAGCGGACCGGGATCCCCGTCGTCTCCTTCAACTTCGACGGCTCCGGCGTGCGCGACTCGGACTTCGATGACCTGGAGGCCTTCAGCCACAACACCTTCTCCCGCGAACTGTGGGACCTGGAGGTCATCCTCGATGGGCTCGCGGCCGGCCGCCTTGGAGACATCGAGGTCGCCCACGCCACGCGCTTCGGCCTGCTCGGACACAGCCGGGGCGGCGCCACCTGCATCCTGAAGGCGGGTCTGCGGTCCCAGGTCCGGGCCCTCGTCACGTGGGCCTCGATCTCCTCGGTCACGCGCTACGAGAGCTTCGCCGACCGATGGGACGCCGGGGAAACCGTGATCATCCCCAACGCGCGCACGAAGCAGGACATGCCGCTCGAGCGGAACGTGCTCGACGACATGCGCGCGAACCGGGAGCGCCTCGACGTGCTCGCCAGCGCCGCGAGCCTGCGGATTCCGGTCACCGTGGTACACGGGGCGGCCGACGAGTCCGTGCCCTTCAGCGACGCCTGGCGGATCGCCGACGCGGTGGGAGACCTTGCGCGGCTCGTCGGGGTAGAAGGGGGTACGCATACGTTCCAGGCCGGACACCCGTTCGCGGGCACGACGCCGGAGCTTGAAGAGGCGATCGACGCCTCGGTCGAACTGTTCACGCGCGCACTGAAACGAGACGAATGA
- a CDS encoding nuclear transport factor 2 family protein, whose amino-acid sequence MTQSLWIEGRRSRLAAATAAVLAAGLVAGGCRFERLDSNGAPVADEGPDLAEQVASLLDRQAAAWNAGDLEDFMSAYSPSPTTTYIGSTGLIEGFDGIRERYAPGFAQGAARDSLRFEGLRVREVDERVGVATARYVLEREGTVTSTGPFTLVLLNVEGAWLIVHDQSAEDGGG is encoded by the coding sequence ATGACTCAAAGTCTGTGGATCGAGGGGCGAAGATCGAGACTCGCGGCGGCGACGGCGGCCGTCCTGGCCGCCGGACTCGTGGCCGGGGGCTGCCGCTTCGAGCGGCTGGACAGTAACGGCGCTCCGGTGGCGGACGAGGGGCCCGACCTCGCCGAGCAGGTCGCCTCCCTGCTCGACCGGCAGGCGGCAGCCTGGAACGCAGGCGATCTCGAGGATTTCATGAGCGCCTACTCCCCATCTCCGACGACGACCTACATCGGATCGACGGGGCTCATCGAGGGCTTCGACGGGATCCGGGAGCGATACGCCCCGGGGTTCGCGCAGGGCGCGGCGCGCGACAGCCTCCGCTTCGAGGGCCTGCGGGTCCGGGAAGTGGATGAGCGGGTCGGCGTCGCGACGGCGCGCTACGTCCTCGAACGCGAGGGGACGGTCACGTCGACGGGGCCGTTCACACTCGTCCTGCTGAACGTGGAAGGGGCCTGGCTCATCGTCCACGACCAGTCGGCCGAAGACGGCGGAGGCTGA
- a CDS encoding FAD-dependent oxidoreductase, translated as MRTFDYVIVGGGLAAVSAVDGIRDIDRKGSIAMFAEEPDPPYHRPPLSKEFLQAEGAPRDLLHVKPARWFEERADGLTLFTDAPVKRLHARAMTVHTAEGDAIRGGRILIATGGRAKRLEVPGSHLAGVATLRTASDSEQLREMARGASRVVLVGAGFIGMELASSLSKFDVDAIVVEVEPRVWTRVFPEAIAGFLRRYFEERGVRFMMGSSVAAFEGEGRLARVVLDSGEEIPADLAIVGVGMSPNDELGAEAGLAVQDGIVVDGFAETTAAHIYAAGDVARFPDPLVGGLSRLEHWDHARAHGRHAGRNMAGAREAFDHLSYFFTHVFDLSINVFGETAEVDRTIVSGELGSGRSIVYCVTDNRLTGTILINATGAMEDCRALVRARPTVEDLLKEFEKPGVRPGELVG; from the coding sequence ATGCGAACCTTCGACTACGTCATCGTGGGGGGCGGCCTCGCGGCGGTCTCGGCCGTGGACGGGATCCGCGACATCGACCGCAAGGGCTCGATCGCCATGTTCGCGGAGGAGCCGGACCCTCCCTATCACCGGCCTCCCCTGTCCAAGGAGTTCCTGCAGGCGGAAGGGGCGCCGCGTGATCTGCTGCACGTGAAGCCCGCACGCTGGTTCGAGGAGCGGGCGGACGGACTCACGCTGTTCACGGACGCGCCGGTGAAGCGTCTGCACGCTCGCGCCATGACTGTCCATACGGCCGAGGGTGACGCGATTCGAGGCGGCCGCATTCTGATCGCCACGGGAGGGCGGGCGAAGCGGCTCGAGGTTCCGGGAAGCCACCTTGCGGGTGTGGCAACCCTCCGCACCGCGTCCGACTCCGAGCAACTGCGCGAGATGGCCCGCGGCGCCTCGCGCGTCGTGCTCGTCGGCGCCGGCTTCATCGGGATGGAACTGGCCTCATCGCTGTCGAAGTTCGACGTCGATGCAATCGTCGTCGAGGTGGAGCCGCGGGTCTGGACTCGGGTCTTCCCCGAGGCGATCGCGGGGTTCCTCCGCCGCTACTTCGAGGAGCGGGGCGTGCGCTTCATGATGGGGTCGAGCGTGGCCGCCTTCGAAGGTGAGGGACGCCTTGCGCGGGTCGTGCTCGACAGCGGCGAGGAAATCCCCGCCGACCTTGCGATCGTGGGCGTGGGGATGTCGCCGAACGATGAACTCGGTGCCGAGGCCGGCCTCGCGGTCCAGGACGGGATCGTCGTGGACGGGTTCGCGGAGACGACGGCCGCCCACATCTACGCGGCGGGCGACGTGGCCCGCTTCCCGGACCCCCTGGTGGGCGGACTCTCGCGCCTCGAACACTGGGACCACGCCCGCGCCCACGGGCGCCACGCGGGCCGCAACATGGCCGGCGCCAGGGAGGCCTTCGACCACCTTTCCTATTTCTTCACGCACGTGTTCGATCTCAGTATCAACGTGTTCGGAGAGACGGCCGAAGTGGACCGCACGATCGTCTCCGGCGAACTCGGCTCCGGCCGCTCGATCGTGTACTGCGTGACGGACAACCGGCTCACCGGCACCATCCTCATCAACGCAACCGGCGCGATGGAGGACTGCCGGGCGCTGGTGCGCGCGCGTCCGACGGTGGAGGATCTGTTGAAGGAATTCGAGAAGCCGGGCGTGCGGCCGGGCGAGTTGGTCGGTTAG
- a CDS encoding metal-sulfur cluster assembly factor: MTKQMESKDTRDPMDGMGSADDVTPEIEEKVRTALRAVTDPELGINIVDLGLVYDVEVEGSEAKVTMTLTSPGCPAGGQILGGAKDAAETVDGVDEAVVSLVWKPFWTPERIDPAVRAMMGF, encoded by the coding sequence GTGACGAAACAGATGGAATCGAAGGATACGAGGGACCCGATGGACGGCATGGGCTCGGCCGACGACGTGACGCCCGAGATCGAGGAGAAGGTGCGAACCGCGCTTCGCGCCGTGACGGATCCCGAACTCGGCATCAACATCGTGGATCTCGGGCTCGTGTACGATGTCGAGGTCGAGGGGAGCGAGGCGAAGGTCACGATGACGCTGACGAGCCCCGGCTGCCCCGCGGGCGGTCAGATTCTCGGGGGCGCGAAGGACGCGGCGGAGACGGTGGACGGGGTGGATGAGGCGGTCGTAAGCCTCGTGTGGAAGCCGTTCTGGACCCCGGAGAGGATCGACCCGGCCGTGCGGGCGATGATGGGCTTCTGA
- a CDS encoding FxsA family protein codes for MLLRLFLLFTIVPVVELALLIQVGGLLGLGPTLLLVMGTGFAGAWLARREGLRGWLAVRDELQGGQLPGESLVHALLILVAGIVLITPGVITDIAGILLLVPPVRRSLIARVRDRLSAQIERGTIQVMSGSGGGFSGLYGNFGTRPGTGGSGRGGRPRSSRREIIIEEGEPDGD; via the coding sequence GTGCTTCTGCGGCTGTTCCTGCTGTTCACGATCGTTCCGGTCGTCGAACTCGCGCTCCTCATTCAAGTCGGAGGTCTGCTCGGACTCGGCCCCACGCTTCTCCTCGTCATGGGGACGGGGTTCGCCGGCGCCTGGCTTGCGCGGCGCGAAGGTCTGCGGGGCTGGCTGGCCGTCCGCGACGAACTCCAGGGCGGCCAGCTTCCGGGCGAATCGCTCGTCCATGCGCTCCTGATCCTCGTCGCGGGCATCGTGCTTATCACTCCAGGTGTTATCACGGACATCGCCGGGATCCTGCTGCTCGTCCCGCCGGTGAGGCGGAGCCTCATCGCCCGGGTCCGGGACCGGCTGAGCGCCCAGATCGAGCGTGGCACGATCCAGGTGATGAGCGGATCCGGCGGCGGGTTCAGCGGCCTGTACGGCAACTTCGGCACGCGCCCCGGGACCGGCGGATCGGGTCGCGGCGGGAGGCCGCGGTCTTCGCGGCGGGAGATCATCATCGAGGAGGGCGAGCCGGACGGCGACTGA
- a CDS encoding intradiol ring-cleavage dioxygenase, whose protein sequence is MEHEDIERGRVLTRREALAALGVGGGALAAGPWILGTGTDVALAAQANGVARALPACVAKPEQTEGPFFVDARLERADIRSDPSTGTVSEGVPLTLRFNLSRISRGDCSALPGALIDVWQCDADGVYSGVEDEGAPESARERHFLRGYQQTDDSGVARFTTIYPGWYRGRAVHVHFKVRTDISGQPYEFTSQLYFDEALTDSVHAQAPYAARGQRPVTNADDGIFRRDGGESLMAQVSETDHGYAATFDLGLDLTDAETGQPDGPGGRRGRAGRPGSD, encoded by the coding sequence ATGGAGCACGAGGACATCGAACGGGGTCGGGTGCTGACGCGGCGCGAAGCTCTCGCCGCCCTCGGTGTCGGCGGCGGGGCGCTGGCGGCGGGCCCGTGGATCCTCGGGACGGGCACCGACGTGGCCCTCGCCGCCCAGGCGAACGGGGTCGCGCGCGCCCTGCCGGCTTGTGTGGCGAAGCCCGAACAGACCGAAGGGCCGTTCTTCGTCGACGCGCGGCTCGAACGCGCGGACATCCGATCCGATCCGTCGACCGGAACAGTGAGCGAAGGCGTACCGCTGACGCTCCGGTTCAACCTCTCGCGAATCTCCCGGGGCGACTGCTCGGCGCTGCCGGGCGCGCTGATCGACGTGTGGCAGTGCGACGCCGACGGCGTGTACTCCGGCGTGGAGGACGAGGGAGCCCCCGAATCGGCCAGGGAACGGCACTTCCTCCGGGGCTATCAGCAGACGGACGATAGCGGCGTGGCCCGATTCACGACGATCTATCCGGGCTGGTACCGCGGGCGCGCCGTCCACGTGCACTTCAAGGTGCGCACCGACATCTCCGGGCAGCCGTACGAGTTCACCTCGCAGCTCTACTTCGACGAGGCACTCACGGACAGCGTGCACGCACAGGCGCCGTACGCGGCGCGCGGACAGCGCCCCGTGACCAACGCGGACGACGGCATCTTTCGCCGTGACGGCGGCGAGAGCCTGATGGCGCAGGTGAGCGAGACGGACCACGGATACGCCGCCACCTTCGACCTGGGCCTCGATCTCACCGATGCCGAGACCGGTCAGCCCGACGGCCCTGGTGGCAGACGCGGGAGAGCCGGGCGGCCCGGGTCGGACTGA
- a CDS encoding multicopper oxidase family protein: MPRGTKSRPGGRAARRLAAGAAIQALVWLPGAPASGQEHAGHMMATDSMGAVWRMPPQPIPMPMMLPGLMGAVPGVTPYLPDPGHDPAMLPEAVFREVVEVADGDTLRLEAGFVRRTIGMRTFTMYGFNGQYPGPLIRVPQGAEIIVLFTNHIDLPTAVHWHGLRLENEFDGVPGVTQDPVEPGESFMYRVYFPDAGLYWYHPHHREDIQQDLGLYGNMLVDAPAADYYGPANGEDFLMLDDLLIDDGGLFPWGREAAVQTLMGRFGNQLLVNGEPRWEATVRRGEVRRLYLTNVANTRTFNLVLEGAEMKLVGADVSKFERESFVSNVVLAPAQRYIVDARFDEPGTYALLNPIQAIDHFNGRFYPQTDTLGIVTVLDEPVAEDHGDAFSALREHADVIEDIDRYRAEFDRPVDHELELTARVGDLPSDIVAVMAIDTLYFPPVEWTDAMPMMNYLSTSENLTWIMRDTRTGKENGDIDWRFTEGDILKIRIHNQRRSFHPMQHPIHIHGQRFLILSRDGVPSDNLAWKDTVVIPVGSTFDILLEASNSGRWMAHCHIAEHLEAGMSMLFTVDPG; encoded by the coding sequence ATGCCGCGCGGTACGAAGAGCAGACCGGGCGGGCGGGCGGCCCGTCGCCTTGCCGCCGGAGCGGCCATCCAGGCGCTGGTGTGGCTGCCCGGCGCACCGGCATCGGGGCAGGAGCACGCGGGCCACATGATGGCGACCGACAGCATGGGGGCCGTGTGGCGCATGCCGCCGCAGCCGATCCCGATGCCGATGATGCTTCCGGGCCTGATGGGCGCCGTCCCCGGGGTGACCCCGTACCTGCCCGACCCCGGGCACGATCCCGCGATGCTCCCGGAGGCGGTCTTCCGCGAGGTCGTAGAGGTGGCCGACGGCGACACGCTCCGCCTCGAGGCCGGGTTCGTCCGGCGCACGATCGGGATGCGGACCTTCACGATGTACGGCTTCAACGGGCAGTACCCCGGGCCCCTCATCCGCGTCCCGCAGGGCGCGGAGATCATCGTCCTGTTCACGAATCACATCGACCTGCCGACGGCCGTCCACTGGCACGGCCTGCGACTCGAGAACGAGTTCGATGGCGTGCCCGGCGTCACCCAGGACCCGGTCGAACCGGGCGAATCGTTCATGTACCGGGTCTATTTCCCCGACGCCGGCCTCTACTGGTATCACCCCCACCACCGCGAGGACATCCAGCAGGACCTCGGCCTGTACGGGAACATGCTCGTCGACGCGCCCGCCGCGGACTACTACGGCCCGGCGAACGGCGAGGACTTCCTCATGCTCGACGACCTGCTCATCGACGACGGAGGACTCTTCCCCTGGGGGCGCGAAGCTGCCGTGCAGACGCTGATGGGCCGCTTCGGGAACCAGTTGCTCGTGAACGGCGAGCCGCGCTGGGAGGCGACGGTCCGCCGCGGCGAGGTCCGCCGGCTCTACCTCACGAACGTCGCCAACACGCGCACCTTCAACCTCGTCCTCGAGGGCGCGGAGATGAAGCTGGTGGGCGCCGACGTGAGCAAGTTCGAGCGCGAGAGCTTCGTCTCGAACGTCGTCCTCGCCCCCGCCCAGCGGTACATCGTCGATGCGCGTTTCGACGAGCCCGGCACGTACGCGCTCCTCAATCCGATCCAGGCCATCGACCACTTCAACGGCCGCTTCTATCCGCAGACGGACACGCTCGGGATCGTCACCGTCCTCGACGAGCCGGTGGCGGAGGACCACGGGGATGCGTTCTCCGCCCTGCGGGAACACGCGGACGTCATCGAGGACATCGACCGTTACCGCGCCGAGTTCGACCGGCCCGTCGACCACGAACTCGAACTCACGGCTCGCGTGGGGGACCTGCCCAGCGACATCGTCGCCGTGATGGCGATCGACACGCTGTACTTCCCGCCCGTCGAATGGACGGACGCGATGCCGATGATGAACTACCTTTCGACGTCGGAGAACCTGACGTGGATCATGCGCGACACGCGCACGGGGAAGGAGAACGGGGACATCGACTGGCGCTTCACGGAGGGGGACATCCTCAAGATCCGTATCCACAACCAGCGCCGCTCGTTCCACCCCATGCAGCACCCGATCCACATCCACGGGCAGCGCTTCCTGATTCTCTCGAGGGACGGAGTGCCGTCGGACAATCTCGCCTGGAAGGACACGGTCGTGATCCCGGTCGGATCGACGTTCGACATCCTGCTCGAGGCCTCCAACTCTGGCCGATGGATGGCGCACTGCCATATTGCGGAGCACTTGGAGGCCGGCATGTCCATGCTGTTCACGGTGGACCCCGGCTAG
- a CDS encoding carbohydrate kinase family protein yields MSTRPRLLVVGSPSLDLLHYGGRSVRSAGGAGLYTALAAQRVGAEVTVVAPRPDPMPAELEAADRLLDWRGPPVPPSALPHFEIEYFPDGRTVYRQAVRGSEGDIRYGDIPDAGPGAFAYVVPLLDPELQLGFARRLAKAGVRVGCGTYAPGIRAHQEVVARVVEASHYFFCNEEEAGLLFGSLDDVAVPPGRVVFITRGPRGARVVLGDHAIDVPAPEVEEVDPTGAGDTFCGTALARLAAGDHPAIAARVAAACAAQTVTGIGPAPLLSDDPPAAAARDVRIRLDRDRIRRVAGVIATAPEAVAFDFTGPGFPEPGDPAALDLFFAGTVQQFGFWHERAGRYGEPMIASLGGRPLKGSDYLWAAYLRWAREAPHELTPAGQAVLGDADFDHRLRDDGGHNPLPAGALHPACARAYGRDMLGLGLTPASLLAEANAAERPLARFLTRLDAVGGYKEDPWRKKSALLAAILGQRPERFLRLREGEDVPPIVDYHCQRSCLRLGVVSVTDETLAARLAKREVVGAEEEGAVRAACHEAVGEIRRLSGRSMGAVDWFFFQNRTRCPEMTEPDCAACPADPVCAHRTRLFQPVFRTTAY; encoded by the coding sequence ATGAGCACCCGGCCACGGCTCCTCGTGGTCGGGAGCCCCTCTCTGGACCTCCTGCACTACGGCGGCCGCTCCGTGCGGTCCGCCGGAGGCGCGGGACTCTACACGGCGCTCGCGGCGCAACGGGTCGGGGCCGAAGTCACGGTCGTCGCGCCGCGGCCGGATCCCATGCCGGCGGAACTCGAAGCGGCGGACCGCCTCCTCGACTGGCGCGGGCCGCCCGTCCCGCCCTCCGCGCTCCCCCACTTCGAGATCGAATACTTCCCCGACGGCCGGACCGTCTATCGCCAAGCGGTGCGCGGTTCCGAGGGGGACATCCGCTACGGCGACATCCCGGACGCCGGGCCGGGGGCCTTCGCCTACGTCGTACCGCTCCTCGACCCGGAACTGCAGCTGGGGTTCGCTCGGCGGCTGGCCAAGGCGGGCGTGCGGGTCGGGTGCGGGACGTACGCGCCGGGGATCCGGGCGCACCAGGAGGTCGTCGCGCGGGTGGTGGAGGCGTCCCACTACTTCTTCTGCAACGAGGAGGAAGCCGGTCTCCTCTTCGGGTCGCTCGATGACGTGGCGGTGCCGCCGGGGCGCGTGGTCTTCATCACCCGGGGACCGCGCGGGGCTCGTGTCGTCCTGGGCGACCACGCGATTGACGTTCCGGCCCCCGAGGTCGAGGAGGTGGATCCGACGGGGGCCGGCGACACCTTCTGCGGGACGGCGCTGGCCCGGCTCGCGGCCGGAGACCATCCCGCCATCGCGGCGCGCGTGGCGGCGGCCTGTGCCGCGCAGACGGTGACGGGCATCGGTCCGGCGCCCCTCCTCTCGGACGACCCCCCGGCGGCGGCGGCGCGGGATGTCCGGATCCGCCTCGACCGGGACCGTATTCGGCGCGTGGCCGGGGTCATTGCGACCGCCCCGGAGGCCGTAGCCTTCGACTTCACCGGCCCGGGTTTCCCCGAACCCGGCGATCCGGCCGCGCTCGATCTCTTTTTCGCCGGGACCGTCCAGCAGTTCGGTTTCTGGCACGAGCGGGCGGGCCGCTACGGGGAACCCATGATCGCCTCTCTGGGGGGGCGGCCCCTCAAGGGCAGCGACTACCTGTGGGCCGCCTACCTGCGCTGGGCCCGCGAGGCGCCGCACGAACTCACCCCGGCGGGCCAGGCCGTCCTCGGCGACGCGGACTTCGACCATCGCCTCCGAGACGACGGCGGACACAACCCACTCCCGGCCGGCGCCCTCCATCCGGCGTGCGCGCGGGCGTACGGCCGCGACATGCTCGGTCTCGGCCTGACGCCGGCGTCGCTCCTGGCCGAAGCCAACGCCGCGGAGCGGCCCCTCGCCCGCTTTCTCACGCGCCTCGATGCGGTCGGCGGCTACAAGGAAGATCCGTGGCGGAAGAAGTCCGCCCTCCTCGCCGCGATCCTCGGCCAGCGGCCGGAACGCTTCCTGCGGCTCAGGGAGGGGGAGGACGTGCCGCCGATCGTCGACTACCACTGCCAGCGCAGTTGCCTCCGGCTCGGTGTCGTCTCCGTGACCGACGAGACGCTGGCCGCGAGGCTCGCGAAGCGGGAGGTTGTGGGCGCGGAAGAGGAGGGGGCCGTGCGCGCCGCCTGCCACGAGGCAGTGGGTGAGATCCGGCGCCTGAGCGGGCGCTCCATGGGGGCCGTGGACTGGTTCTTCTTTCAGAACCGGACGCGTTGCCCGGAGATGACGGAACCGGACTGTGCGGCGTGCCCCGCGGACCCGGTCTGCGCGCACCGCACCCGACTCTTTCAGCCCGTGTTTCGCACGACCGCGTATTGA
- a CDS encoding nuclear transport factor 2 family protein, with protein MRKFGATLLLAAAILVTPAYAAAQDDAEAGAVAAVQALFDAMAARDGDAIRGLLTEGATFVAAAETPDGVQVRESTGAEFAASIGQPGPALLERMWDPHVMIEGPIAVVWTPYDFHVDGQFSHCGIDAVSLVQTGDGWKISSIAYTRETEGCDPSPLGPPPGD; from the coding sequence ATGAGAAAGTTCGGAGCGACGTTGCTTCTCGCCGCGGCGATCCTCGTCACGCCCGCGTACGCCGCCGCACAGGATGACGCCGAAGCGGGGGCGGTCGCTGCCGTGCAGGCGTTGTTCGACGCCATGGCCGCCCGCGACGGCGATGCGATCCGCGGTCTGCTGACCGAAGGCGCCACCTTCGTGGCTGCGGCGGAGACTCCCGACGGGGTGCAGGTGCGGGAGAGCACTGGCGCCGAGTTCGCCGCCTCCATCGGCCAGCCGGGCCCCGCCCTGCTGGAACGGATGTGGGACCCGCACGTGATGATCGAGGGTCCGATCGCCGTCGTGTGGACGCCCTACGACTTCCACGTGGACGGCCAGTTCAGCCACTGCGGCATCGACGCGGTCAGCCTCGTGCAGACGGGAGACGGCTGGAAGATCTCGAGCATCGCCTACACCCGCGAAACCGAAGGCTGCGACCCGAGCCCGCTCGGCCCCCCGCCGGGCGACTGA